The sequence below is a genomic window from Cucumis melo cultivar AY chromosome 5, USDA_Cmelo_AY_1.0, whole genome shotgun sequence.
GCCGACGGGATGCTACAAGTGCGGGAAGCCGGGCCACTGGTCTCGTGACTGCCCTTCCTCCGCTCCAAATCCCAATCCTACTTCCAATTCTTCCAAACCTCCTTTCTCCTCTGCTCCTGCTGCTCCTTCAAAAGCTGTAGAAAAGCCAAAGAAAGCCCCCAGAACCAGGCCCAAGCTCACTCCCGAGCTACTCCTTTCTGAGGATGGTCTAGGTTACGTCCTTCGCCATTTTCCTCGTGCTTTCAAGTATCGCGGCCGTGGACACGAGGTTATCTTCTATTTTCCTTCCTATTCTAACTTAATTAGTCGATTTGTTCCCATCTGGCACATATGAGTTTTGTTTGAGATATATTTCAACATTGCTGTTCAAGAACAAGAGGGGTTTCGAAGTAATTACAGTCTGATGCGTTTTATGGTATGCGTTTTTGTTACGAATTCGAGAATCAAAGGAAACAGTAAACGTAAATTGTTGAATAATCGAAAGGTGGTTCACTGACTATGTTAACATCATCTAAGGGCAGTGGTAGAGATCAATTATATTATCAGAGATTAATGCCAGATTACAGATTATAGAGTGCTTAGAGATTGTATACAGAGCGCACCAATCTAAACCTTAGAGCCAAAATTGTGAATAATATAAATACGAATACATACCAACACCCCTAAACCCCAATAGTGATTGGTCATTCAGAGCAGCAAGTAACAAATTTAAGACATTCCTGTATAATTAGAAACAGTTTTGATGTGCATACATATTTCAATAAAGAATTGTTTGAGAGAGCCCAAGCTTCATCAGGGGAAATCGGTATTTATCCTAATGGTTTGTTTATTGGAAATCCGGTTTCGAACTCTTTTCCATTGAATTATAGCCATGTGTGTTTCATCAACGTGTACATGTATAATTTTTCTTATTACAGTGTCTTCTTCTCATCCATTGTCATTTTCTAATGATTTGATTATTGCACTAATTGAGTTATACTCTTGACTGGTGTTCTGCAGATCAGTGATTTGGAAAATCTTATTGGATTATACAGGGAATGGCATTCTCATATACTCCCTTATTACTCTTTCGAGCATTTTGTACATAAGGTGGAACAGGTAGCTGCTACGAAACGTGTAAAggtaaaaatgattttttttttgttcttttacaATGAACGTATCGCAGAGGTGTACATATATGGCTTCAAAGTACACAAATTTAGCCTAATAGCATACTGTGATACTAGTATAGATAGAATTTGAACTAAAGGAACTGCTCTTAAGAAACCCAGTGCATCTGAAGGGAGTAGAGACAGAGAGTGCGAACTCCATAATATTTTAACTGAGTCCTTTTTCTAAATCAAATCAACACGGAGCAAGTTTGTTTATTAAATGATATCTAATTTGTAATGAATTGGCACTCTTACTAAAAAGACATTTTGAGCAGATGTGTCTTGGAGAACTAAGAGAGAGAGTTGCCAGGGGAGGGGATCCTACGAAGTGGCGTGAGGCACCAATTttaaatgatgatgatgatgtcaACAATGAAAAAGGTACCTTCTAACATTCTCATTTATCAAAAGACACTCGTACATTTTCATCAGCTGTTTGGTCATGATAGAATGTATTTTATCAAATTGTGTTTGTGTTTAGTTAGTTATGCATTGCTCTCTCAttctatattaaaaaaatcaaatttggttTAGATAAATTTGAAGTCGACTGAATTGCCAAAATAAGTAAGCAAGAAACAATTATTATCGTTGTTTTTCATGTCCAACTCCCACCAGACAGAGCTCCATATAAAATTGTCGTTCTCAGATTTGCGTTGGAGAACGATGTTGGCTAGGGCTCAATTTATCTGAGCGTAATTAATGGGATGGTTGGTATCATTaagcttaattttttttttccgatGATGGTAAACACACCCTCTGGTGAGGAGTTCTATATGTGGCTTTTGTTTGTCATTAGCCATTACTTATCTTCATCTTCCGTCAATATACTGCCTCCGTCAACTTTTCATCTTTCTTAGGGATTGTTATCCAAATCTTTTTTCCGTCGAGTCACATTTTACTCGACTGGAGCTTCTTATAGTTGGCTCTCTTTTTGTGGGCTTCTCCTTTTTGTTTGCCTGGTATACTTTCATTTCTTCTCGATGAATGttagttttttaatttaaaatggCCTAGATCACATTAGAAAAGTGGAGAGACTTCACAATCTTTTTAAGATACATGAGTTACTATCTAATTGACTATTGATTTTGAGATGGAATAAAAAGTAACTTTTCATCTTTCTCTACACATTCATATGCTTGGGGGTTTTGATAACAATATAAACCTTTGCTAATTGGGGCTTAGTTCTCAATACCCTCTAACCCATTGGCATCTGGATGCGCACTTTAGTATGCACTAAGCAGTTGGTGCTTGGGATTGGCATATTGTATCAGAATGTTGTCAGTAATTTATAATTATGTTGGATTCTTACTTTTCTTTGTACTTTGTGGCATGGTATGACGCCGGCTGTGTGGTTAGAAATGTAACTTGGGAATTTAAATCCATCTACTCGAGTATTTTCTATTTTCTCATGTCTGGAACTATTCACTGATGTGatgattggaaaaaaaatataaatccTGAGGCTAACATTATTTGATTACCCCCTCTGCTTGAAATTTAAACCCATCTGTCAATCCTTGCAGAAGCCAAGGATCCGGAGGGTGTATTCGATAATCCAGAAGAGGCGTCTTTGAGGAATAATGGTGCTGATGACATTGAAGAGGACATGCTTCAGGAAGTTTATGAGAAAGCTACGGAAGTAAGTCTTTCTCTTATGTTTTTTCCTTCTGAACAATTGGTTGGTTTCCATCCCTACAATTGTTTTAATTTCAATCATACCATTTCTTACCGAGAAAAGCATCGTAGTTACTGAATTGAATGAAGAAATTTTACCACGAGTCACAAATGTAGATTTCAGGAATATTCACAGTGAGGCAAACTGTGTTTCTTGAGCCCTTTACTTGGCAGACCAATTTTACAGGTGAAATTGTCAGCTcgtttatgaaaaatatatatgttaatGCCCCAATTAACTAAAATTTGCGCTGAAAGCTTATTTTTATCAGGTCGGTACTTTCTAATTATTGCACTAGTTCATGCATCTTCACATTTGGTGCAAGAATATTCACCTAATGATATCGTAAGAAAATGCTGTTTTAAGTAACTGGCCCATATGATGGtctataatttcttttgttAGGGATAAAACCAATTTATATCTCTAAAACGTTGTACTCTTAGAACTCCAAACTAATAATTCTGCCAGTTTAAACCCTAACTTTCAAATCAATTTAGATGAATTGTTAGTGATTATAGCTCCTTTCACTTAATTCCAATATAAGATCAAAACCACATGAATATAATTATTCTTCTCCCAAATCCCATCGCACCTAAGAAGCAAGAAAAATTGTCATGTGATTCTTTCCAAATAAGTAAAGAAAGAATAGAGCGAGACTAGAAGATGAAAAATCATTCGAAGTTCTTGAAAATAGCACCACCATTTATTACCTAACTGCATTTTTCTCATTTACATCTGTCCTTGTATATGGAGAAGCTTCATTCATAAGTGAAAGTTATGAAGTGTGATACACGTACGAAGAAGTTTTATACACGGGTGAAAGTTATGCGTTAAAACAGTTTTTACCTACTTATGATTAAGAGTAAGCTCTTAGGTCAAAACCCTTCTGCATACTAACGATATCTATCGATGGAACCTTCCACTCCACGAGAAACTTGAAGCAAGAATACTTCCATTATATTATCTAGCATTTGTATCATCTCTAACTAGAGATTGCTTGTTTCTTTTATGAGAAGCATTGGCAATTATAGGACTGCCCAGAAGATTACATAAAACAGTTCCAATGTGATCTAAGAGAACTCAAATTTGTTGAAACCCAGTACCATTTCCTGATGTATTACCCAACAATCTTCAACTGATTGCTGATTTTATTTACATGATTGTAGGAACCGTTGCAGAATGAACAAAGTGATTCCTTAACCACTGGTGGAACTATGGAAGGTGTGGCCAACCAAGAACCCAACCAAGAACCAAAGACTAGTAATTCAAGTGAAACAAGTGAGCTCACAGAGGAACAGAGAGTTCGAATGGAAGCAAACAGGTTGAAGGCCTTAGAAAGAGCTGCAGCCAAGGCCCGCTCGTTGGCTACCGTTTAAATAACATTCGAAGTGATGGTTTTTGGCTTGTGAAAGGTTCAACCACCTTTGGGAGTTTCTTCCTCAAATCTCCAAAAATTTTCCCTAAATTTCGACGAATGAGTCTTTAGAATGTCAATTTGCAATTTTATATGCTCATTTTTTGAAAGGTTTATGTTAAGTTATTAATCAATTGAGCCTGCAttgtaaattaataatttgaagtttatcaaattttttcttttgtatttttcatagtttaattttaattcttataCATTAAAATTAGTCTCAACga
It includes:
- the LOC103496437 gene encoding uncharacterized protein LOC103496437; the protein is MDKDNNAIAAPTGCYKCGKPGHWSRDCPSSAPNPNPTSNSSKPPFSSAPAAPSKAVEKPKKAPRTRPKLTPELLLSEDGLGYVLRHFPRAFKYRGRGHEISDLENLIGLYREWHSHILPYYSFEHFVHKVEQVAATKRVKMCLGELRERVARGGDPTKWREAPILNDDDDVNNEKEAKDPEGVFDNPEEASLRNNGADDIEEDMLQEVYEKATEEPLQNEQSDSLTTGGTMEGVANQEPNQEPKTSNSSETSELTEEQRVRMEANRLKALERAAAKARSLATV